The following are encoded together in the Pedobacter sp. D749 genome:
- a CDS encoding LytTR family DNA-binding domain-containing protein has product MNLNCIVVDDEPLALDILQDYISKVPFLTMVKRCENPIEALQIVQGGGIDLVFLDIQMPELTGIQFLKIAGNKCHYILTTAYPQYALESYDLNVSDYLLKPIAFDRFYKAVEKVHNQVKPVETPASVAQPIVTPAPFSGSPNPVQDYIFVKTEHKIQKIYLHDILFIEGLKDYISIFTKDERVITLQSMKKMEEALPQSQFIRVHKSYIVAVDKIESIERSRITINQKIIPVGDTYRDEFFRVIGNKNI; this is encoded by the coding sequence ATGAACTTAAACTGCATTGTTGTTGATGATGAGCCTCTGGCGCTTGATATTCTACAGGATTATATTTCGAAAGTACCTTTTTTAACCATGGTTAAAAGGTGCGAAAACCCTATTGAAGCTTTACAGATTGTTCAGGGCGGAGGGATTGATCTTGTGTTTTTAGATATTCAGATGCCTGAGTTAACCGGAATCCAGTTTTTAAAAATTGCCGGTAATAAATGCCACTATATATTAACTACCGCTTACCCACAGTACGCTTTAGAAAGTTACGACCTTAATGTTTCCGATTACCTGTTAAAGCCAATTGCATTCGATCGTTTTTATAAAGCGGTAGAAAAAGTTCACAATCAGGTAAAACCGGTTGAAACTCCTGCCAGTGTGGCCCAGCCGATTGTTACTCCTGCACCATTTTCTGGCTCACCAAACCCTGTTCAGGATTATATTTTTGTGAAAACGGAACATAAGATTCAAAAAATCTATCTGCACGATATTTTATTCATAGAAGGTTTAAAAGATTACATTTCAATTTTTACAAAGGATGAACGTGTAATTACTTTACAAAGCATGAAAAAGATGGAGGAAGCTTTGCCTCAAAGCCAGTTTATCAGGGTGCATAAATCTTATATTGTAGCGGTGGATAAGATTGAAAGTATTGAGCGTAGCCGAATTACCATCAACCAAAAAATTATTCCGGTTGGAGATACTTACCGTGATGAATTTTTCAGGGTGATTGGAAATAAGAATATTTAG
- a CDS encoding sensor histidine kinase, protein MKQNKGPLILHAIFWTVIVMLIVGVNVFDTSKHTINDYFISYVVYGIINISIFYINYIFLIPELIKKRKKYFIYVLAFLLLIAVSVIAKTAIAVLYPDDVLTTVSAKGRRMEIPVHSFVIMVTFLSGFFLICSCIIKFTIDWFASERIQRNLESERREMELQFLKSQLNPHFLFNSLNNIYSLAYQKSDKTADAIMKLSEIMRYMIYESNTPTVALSKEVDYLTSYIELQKIRFKDGAYIELTLNGEIDNQKIVPLMLISFVENAFKHGVVTDPAEPVKINIIANQKILHFSVVNKKNQQNKDAQGGVGLTNVERRLQLVYPDRYKLNVVNSATHYTCELMIDI, encoded by the coding sequence ATGAAACAAAATAAGGGGCCTTTAATATTACATGCTATTTTTTGGACAGTTATTGTAATGCTCATAGTTGGGGTCAACGTATTCGACACTTCAAAGCATACGATAAATGACTATTTTATCAGCTATGTAGTATATGGAATAATCAATATTTCAATTTTCTACATTAATTATATTTTCTTAATTCCTGAACTGATCAAGAAGAGGAAAAAATATTTTATATACGTATTGGCATTTCTATTATTAATTGCTGTATCTGTCATTGCTAAAACAGCCATAGCAGTATTGTATCCAGATGATGTATTAACGACTGTGAGTGCTAAAGGGAGGCGGATGGAAATACCAGTTCATAGTTTTGTGATCATGGTTACGTTTTTGTCTGGTTTTTTCTTGATCTGCAGTTGCATCATTAAATTCACCATTGATTGGTTTGCAAGCGAAAGGATTCAGCGCAATTTAGAAAGTGAGCGCCGCGAAATGGAGCTCCAGTTTTTAAAGTCGCAGTTAAACCCACATTTTCTTTTTAATTCGCTTAATAACATCTATTCGCTGGCCTATCAAAAATCGGATAAAACAGCCGATGCGATTATGAAGCTTTCTGAGATTATGCGTTACATGATCTATGAAAGCAATACACCAACCGTAGCATTAAGCAAAGAGGTAGATTATTTAACAAGTTATATTGAACTGCAAAAAATAAGGTTTAAAGATGGTGCCTATATAGAACTTACTTTAAACGGCGAAATTGACAATCAAAAAATCGTTCCTTTAATGCTGATTTCGTTTGTGGAAAATGCATTTAAACATGGTGTGGTAACCGATCCTGCTGAACCTGTAAAAATCAATATTATTGCCAATCAGAAAATTTTGCATTTTAGTGTAGTGAACAAAAAGAACCAACAGAATAAAGATGCACAGGGTGGAGTTGGTTTAACCAATGTAGAACGACGATTACAATTGGTTTATCCCGACAGATATAAATTAAATGTTGTAAATTCGGCTACCCATTATACCTGCGAACTGATGATTGACATATAA
- a CDS encoding ABC transporter ATP-binding protein, whose product MGNYAIETVGLNFNFGNQAIVKDLSLQVPKGSIYGFLGPNGAGKTTTIKILLNLLKSPADQVFIFGKEINSNRIAILKRIGALVEQPAIYGHLTGKENLVNRCILLGIKKAKADEMLSLVGLAEAANKKASKYSLGMKQRLGIAQALISDPELLLLDEPTNGLDPNGIIEVRNLMIDLATKHQKTILVSSHLLAEIERTATHVGIINKGQLLFQGTINELHLLSKPMLQIEVDNTESAGAFLTNSGYEIVAKTDKMITLPYASSQKSGELNTLLIQNGFTVSSLYLQRKDLENLFLDITKTN is encoded by the coding sequence ATGGGTAATTACGCTATCGAAACCGTAGGTCTGAACTTTAACTTTGGCAACCAGGCTATAGTAAAAGATTTGTCGTTACAAGTACCAAAAGGGAGCATCTATGGTTTTTTAGGCCCGAATGGAGCAGGCAAAACAACAACCATAAAAATCCTGTTGAACCTGCTGAAGTCGCCAGCCGATCAGGTATTTATATTTGGTAAGGAAATAAACAGTAATCGCATCGCGATTCTTAAACGCATAGGTGCTTTGGTTGAACAACCAGCCATTTATGGTCATTTAACAGGAAAAGAAAACCTGGTTAACCGTTGTATCCTGTTAGGCATTAAAAAAGCAAAAGCTGATGAAATGCTATCGCTAGTGGGCTTGGCAGAAGCAGCAAATAAAAAAGCCAGCAAATATTCGTTGGGTATGAAACAGCGTCTAGGCATAGCGCAGGCACTAATTTCAGATCCTGAATTACTGTTATTGGATGAACCTACCAATGGTTTAGATCCAAATGGCATTATCGAAGTTCGGAACCTGATGATCGATTTAGCTACAAAACACCAAAAAACAATACTGGTTTCAAGCCATTTATTGGCGGAAATAGAAAGAACAGCAACCCATGTTGGCATTATAAACAAAGGTCAATTATTATTTCAGGGAACGATTAACGAACTTCATCTACTCAGCAAACCGATGCTCCAAATCGAGGTCGATAATACCGAAAGTGCAGGTGCTTTTTTAACAAATTCTGGTTATGAAATTGTCGCAAAAACAGATAAGATGATCACCCTGCCATATGCTTCATCACAAAAAAGTGGAGAACTAAACACATTGTTGATCCAAAATGGTTTTACGGTGAGCAGTCTTTATCTGCAACGAAAAGATCTGGAAAATTTATTCTTGGATATTACTAAAACAAACTAA
- a CDS encoding ABC transporter permease has product MHALYISLVSEFYKSRKTLAFWAAILLPIIICGLISFGFYYDAEKIIANHYPPMLLWAHYSGAALGVMGFLIMPFYVIFMAFSVNNIEHKNDTWKMLFAQPLNKFSIYAAKYLYAVLLIFICLFLFATLTYTFGHILQVLVPKFNFNQYNPSNILINSYAKLFLASLGILSLQFILSLLWSDFLKPMGIGFVGTIMGIITANVGWKYAYLIPYSLPTLALRISKVKKGADPLALPVFTQEIWTSLIYASVLFIIGYFIVTKKSIK; this is encoded by the coding sequence ATGCACGCTCTTTATATTTCTTTAGTATCAGAATTTTACAAATCCCGAAAAACTTTAGCTTTCTGGGCAGCCATATTATTACCCATTATTATTTGCGGCTTAATCAGCTTTGGCTTTTATTACGACGCTGAAAAAATCATCGCCAACCATTATCCTCCAATGCTCTTATGGGCACATTATAGCGGTGCAGCACTCGGCGTAATGGGATTTTTGATCATGCCCTTTTATGTCATATTCATGGCCTTTTCAGTCAATAATATCGAGCATAAAAACGATACCTGGAAAATGTTATTTGCCCAACCCTTAAATAAATTTTCGATTTATGCGGCAAAATACCTGTATGCAGTATTGTTAATATTTATCTGCTTATTCTTATTTGCTACACTTACTTACACATTTGGCCACATATTACAGGTATTAGTCCCTAAGTTTAATTTTAATCAATACAACCCATCAAATATTCTGATTAACTCCTACGCTAAATTATTTTTAGCTTCTTTAGGCATTTTATCGCTACAGTTTATATTAAGTTTGTTATGGAGCGATTTCCTTAAACCAATGGGCATTGGTTTTGTTGGCACCATTATGGGCATTATTACAGCAAATGTAGGCTGGAAATATGCCTACCTTATCCCCTATTCGCTACCAACACTGGCTTTAAGAATATCGAAAGTAAAAAAAGGTGCTGATCCGTTAGCTCTCCCTGTTTTTACGCAAGAAATATGGACAAGTTTGATTTATGCTTCGGTTCTTTTCATCATTGGCTATTTTATTGTAACCAAAAAAAGTATTAAGTAA
- a CDS encoding response regulator transcription factor yields the protein MINNTLLQENHTSISEREVEIVNLLSMGYNSKEIGSMLFISEHTVNTHRRNMVRKLDLKNSYQLIVWAFKERILSL from the coding sequence ATGATAAATAATACCCTATTGCAGGAAAATCATACTTCGATTAGCGAAAGGGAAGTCGAAATTGTAAACCTGTTATCGATGGGCTACAACAGTAAAGAAATTGGCTCAATGCTTTTTATTAGCGAGCATACGGTTAATACGCACAGAAGAAACATGGTAAGAAAGCTTGATCTTAAAAATTCTTATCAGTTAATTGTCTGGGCATTCAAAGAAAGAATATTATCTCTATAA
- a CDS encoding sensor histidine kinase, protein MQSIATELHDNVGQLLSLTTLTLNSINLNDGEKAKKKIDNSLTLVNKSIKELRELAKLLHGEQLVENGIGHAIDQEINWLNKAGTYELKVNNQLADLQITSPDKDLIILRLLQEIINNIIKHAQAKHIQIDSYLENSALHLKVSEDGIGFDSDMIKTKKSGMGLNSIYKRIEMINGKLALNSVPSEGTSISIEIPYP, encoded by the coding sequence ATGCAAAGTATAGCAACAGAATTACATGATAATGTTGGCCAGTTGCTCAGTCTTACCACACTCACCTTAAACTCTATAAATTTAAATGATGGAGAAAAGGCCAAAAAGAAAATCGATAATTCACTAACACTAGTTAATAAATCTATCAAAGAATTAAGGGAGCTGGCCAAGCTGTTACATGGAGAACAATTGGTAGAAAATGGCATTGGCCATGCGATAGATCAGGAAATTAACTGGCTTAATAAAGCAGGAACATATGAACTCAAAGTTAATAACCAATTGGCAGATCTTCAGATCACATCTCCTGATAAGGATCTGATCATTCTTCGTTTATTGCAGGAAATTATCAATAATATTATAAAACATGCTCAGGCAAAACATATACAGATCGATTCTTATCTCGAGAATAGTGCTTTACATTTAAAGGTAAGTGAGGATGGTATAGGCTTTGATTCAGATATGATTAAAACCAAAAAATCGGGAATGGGGCTAAATTCAATTTATAAAAGAATTGAGATGATCAATGGAAAATTAGCACTAAATTCGGTGCCTAGCGAAGGCACGTCTATTTCAATTGAAATCCCCTACCCTTAA
- a CDS encoding response regulator transcription factor gives MQNQSISIAIVDDHTLFRSGLASLLAEFDEIEVMFEAMNGIDLQTKINQHAEVQLILMDINMPVMDGFAATKWVKANHPNVHVLALSMLEDEKAIIGMLKAGAGGYMLKESTPSDLLRAIKVIIDKGFYVNELVSGRLLVALKDNGIKPTFSERELTFLQHCSTELTYKEIADLMNVSPRTVDNYRESLFAKLNMKSRTGLVVYGIKNNLINI, from the coding sequence ATGCAGAACCAAAGTATTTCTATTGCAATTGTTGATGACCACACCCTCTTCCGCTCCGGATTGGCTAGTTTATTAGCAGAATTTGATGAAATAGAAGTTATGTTCGAAGCCATGAACGGAATCGATCTTCAAACTAAAATTAATCAGCACGCTGAAGTCCAGCTTATTTTAATGGATATTAACATGCCTGTAATGGATGGTTTTGCCGCCACCAAATGGGTTAAAGCCAACCATCCAAATGTTCATGTACTTGCACTAAGCATGCTCGAAGATGAAAAAGCAATAATTGGGATGCTCAAAGCTGGTGCCGGAGGCTATATGCTAAAAGAATCTACACCATCTGATTTATTAAGGGCAATTAAAGTAATCATAGATAAAGGATTCTATGTAAATGAGCTCGTATCAGGCAGGCTTTTGGTGGCTTTAAAAGACAATGGAATTAAACCAACATTTTCTGAAAGAGAACTTACGTTTCTGCAACATTGCAGCACTGAGCTTACCTATAAAGAAATTGCTGACCTCATGAATGTCAGTCCGCGTACCGTTGACAACTATAGGGAATCTCTTTTTGCTAAACTAAACATGAAGTCGCGCACCGGATTAGTGGTATATGGCATCAAAAACAACCTAATTAACATCTAG
- a CDS encoding BlaI/MecI/CopY family transcriptional regulator has translation MEIKDLTKAEEQIMQVLWQLEKAFVKEVIDELPLPKPAYNTVSTIIRILETKGFIGHEAFGKAHQYYPLISKEEYKRHATEKLLGNYFENSVESMFSFFVKEEKLDLSDVDEILKMINKIKHKPK, from the coding sequence ATGGAAATTAAAGATTTAACCAAAGCCGAAGAGCAGATTATGCAGGTTTTATGGCAGTTGGAAAAGGCATTCGTTAAAGAGGTTATTGATGAACTCCCCCTTCCTAAACCGGCTTACAATACCGTATCAACCATTATTAGAATTTTAGAAACCAAAGGTTTTATTGGTCACGAAGCCTTTGGTAAGGCTCATCAGTATTACCCTTTAATCAGTAAAGAAGAGTACAAGCGCCATGCAACAGAAAAGCTGTTAGGCAATTACTTTGAAAATTCAGTAGAGAGTATGTTTTCTTTTTTCGTTAAAGAAGAAAAACTGGATTTAAGTGATGTTGACGAAATTTTAAAAATGATTAATAAAATTAAACATAAGCCAAAATGA
- a CDS encoding M56 family metallopeptidase, translating into MSFAHYLLQVNLYLIVFFGFYKLLLDKETYFTLNRIYLISAGALSLCIPFIRLEWLTEQKAAQQVYTSVNWEAVLAQATTVTERNTGFNWGNAFVYIYCAGIFFFLGRLVFNLLAVKKLITINKAGSAFSFFGKKVIDQELPQMDVIDIHEEAHIKQWHTLDVLFFEIIGIITWLNPVIYLYKKAIKNIHEFLADELAAEFQGDKAEYAMLLLSKSFGISPNTLTNGFLEKSLIKKRIFMLHKERSKKIAIMKYGIFIPLFALLIVFSSATVRKNEKLLSITDQIPMDKPIELVENMVTAPEKITIAPKISVDGKTDPKWTGFYQFLGRHIKYPTAANSDQIQGNAQIRFNLKGGRVTNVTSNVELGAGCDEEVMKAVLSYKGFKTVADGKYALTVSFRIPESSKAFRNKLLPKSGEYVNLNRINIMSFLPKTTDTETNVIKSENTDKVYDFVSIDKQPEFPGGVTQFYKYLGGSIKYPKMALDNNVQGKVFLSFLVEKDGSLTDVQITRGLGSGTDEEAMRVIKESPKWNPGIQNGLAVRVKYNINVNFKLNDPVPVKDTKTSSITGDKIRLKDGKTLNALIIVDGVKLSDNSQLNTINPNSIESIEVLKDQTAMNLYGPKARGGVILVTSKGAKSNVFRPLNSKELSIDKNIDFFELKRKF; encoded by the coding sequence ATGAGTTTTGCCCACTACCTATTACAGGTGAACTTATACTTAATTGTTTTTTTCGGTTTTTACAAATTACTGTTAGATAAGGAGACCTATTTTACTTTAAACCGCATTTATTTAATATCTGCGGGTGCATTATCCCTCTGCATACCATTTATCCGTTTAGAATGGCTTACGGAACAGAAAGCGGCGCAACAGGTTTATACTTCAGTTAATTGGGAAGCTGTATTAGCACAGGCAACAACTGTAACAGAACGTAACACTGGTTTTAACTGGGGAAATGCATTCGTTTACATTTATTGCGCAGGTATTTTTTTCTTCTTAGGTAGATTGGTATTTAATTTATTAGCAGTTAAAAAACTCATTACTATAAATAAAGCTGGCTCAGCTTTCTCTTTTTTTGGCAAAAAAGTAATTGATCAGGAATTACCACAAATGGATGTGATTGATATTCATGAAGAAGCACACATCAAACAATGGCATACCCTGGATGTTTTATTTTTCGAGATTATAGGGATTATTACCTGGTTAAACCCGGTGATTTATCTTTATAAGAAAGCCATTAAAAATATCCACGAATTTTTAGCTGACGAACTTGCTGCCGAATTTCAGGGTGATAAAGCTGAATATGCGATGCTGTTATTGAGCAAGTCATTTGGTATTTCACCAAATACCTTAACAAATGGCTTCTTAGAAAAATCATTGATCAAAAAAAGAATTTTCATGCTTCATAAGGAACGATCTAAAAAGATAGCAATTATGAAGTATGGAATCTTTATTCCGCTATTTGCCCTTCTCATTGTATTTTCATCGGCTACTGTTCGTAAAAACGAGAAATTGTTATCCATTACCGATCAAATCCCTATGGATAAGCCCATTGAACTGGTTGAAAACATGGTTACAGCTCCAGAGAAGATAACTATTGCACCTAAAATTTCGGTTGATGGCAAAACAGATCCAAAGTGGACAGGATTTTATCAGTTTCTAGGCAGGCACATCAAATACCCAACTGCAGCCAATAGCGATCAGATTCAGGGAAATGCCCAGATAAGGTTTAATTTAAAAGGTGGAAGAGTTACCAATGTTACATCAAATGTAGAACTAGGCGCTGGCTGTGATGAAGAAGTGATGAAAGCAGTTTTATCTTATAAAGGATTTAAAACTGTAGCTGATGGTAAATATGCTTTAACGGTTAGCTTTAGAATTCCAGAATCTTCAAAAGCGTTCAGGAATAAATTGTTACCTAAATCTGGCGAATATGTAAATCTGAACAGGATTAATATCATGTCTTTTCTGCCTAAAACTACTGACACCGAAACCAATGTCATTAAATCTGAAAATACAGATAAAGTATATGATTTCGTTTCGATTGATAAACAGCCGGAATTTCCGGGTGGCGTAACCCAATTTTATAAATACCTGGGTGGCAGCATTAAATACCCGAAGATGGCGCTGGATAATAATGTGCAAGGTAAAGTTTTCCTTAGTTTTTTAGTTGAGAAGGATGGTTCATTAACAGATGTCCAAATTACCCGGGGTTTAGGAAGTGGTACAGACGAAGAAGCAATGAGGGTTATAAAAGAATCGCCAAAGTGGAACCCAGGCATCCAGAACGGCTTAGCAGTAAGAGTTAAATATAATATTAACGTTAATTTCAAACTCAACGACCCTGTACCTGTAAAAGACACTAAAACAAGTAGCATTACCGGTGACAAGATCAGATTAAAAGATGGCAAAACTCTTAATGCGCTAATCATTGTAGATGGCGTTAAATTATCAGATAACAGTCAGTTGAATACGATAAACCCAAACAGTATCGAATCAATAGAAGTATTAAAAGATCAAACTGCAATGAATCTATATGGGCCAAAAGCCAGGGGTGGTGTAATTTTAGTTACCAGCAAAGGCGCAAAAAGCAATGTTTTCAGGCCACTTAACTCAAAAGAGCTTTCGATAGATAAGAACATTGATTTTTTCGAACTCAAAAGAAAATTTTAA
- a CDS encoding TonB-dependent receptor plug domain-containing protein — protein sequence MKNVIIFTMLMAFSLAGFAQKADSTRTPKVTLRGISTLDTEPLIVIDGNKQYIRGTSSLSNVDPNNIEAVNILKDSLATARYGADRFAGVIEVKTKNGSLSNNYGLKTTPIKTGDSKLKGKVSGFNVRPSIPNIDTPGEVRYLLNRDFDPKAKPLYIVDGKEASGINNLDQESIESIEVLKDSSAITLHGDKGKNGVVIITSKKPKASPRKN from the coding sequence ATGAAAAACGTAATCATATTTACCATGCTGATGGCCTTTAGTTTAGCCGGTTTTGCCCAAAAGGCAGATAGTACCAGAACACCTAAAGTTACACTCAGGGGAATCTCAACATTAGATACTGAACCTTTAATTGTAATTGATGGGAACAAACAATATATAAGAGGCACATCATCACTTAGCAATGTAGACCCCAATAATATCGAAGCTGTAAATATCTTAAAAGACAGTTTAGCAACAGCAAGGTATGGCGCTGATCGTTTTGCAGGTGTAATAGAGGTTAAAACCAAAAATGGTTCTCTGAGTAATAATTATGGACTTAAAACCACTCCGATAAAAACTGGCGATTCCAAATTAAAAGGGAAAGTATCGGGATTTAACGTGCGTCCATCAATACCAAATATTGATACGCCTGGAGAAGTAAGATACTTATTGAACAGAGATTTTGACCCTAAGGCAAAGCCACTTTATATTGTTGATGGGAAAGAAGCTTCAGGAATAAACAATTTGGATCAGGAGTCTATTGAATCAATAGAAGTGCTAAAGGATTCATCTGCTATAACTTTACATGGTGATAAGGGCAAAAATGGAGTGGTGATTATTACCAGCAAAAAACCAAAAGCAAGTCCCAGGAAAAACTAA
- a CDS encoding energy transducer TonB — MRKLIFLALTGIAMCLNQTKAQDNSNKIYDFTSLEKVPDYPGGIKKFYEFLGREIKYPEVAKKNSTQGKVFASFVVEKNGALTDIQITKGLTKETDDEALRVLNKSPRWNPGLLNGKPVRVKYNININFSMK, encoded by the coding sequence ATGAGAAAGCTAATCTTTTTAGCCCTAACGGGCATCGCTATGTGCTTAAATCAAACAAAAGCACAAGACAATTCAAACAAAATTTATGATTTTACTTCCCTGGAAAAGGTACCCGATTATCCTGGAGGCATTAAGAAATTTTATGAATTCTTAGGTCGCGAGATTAAGTATCCGGAAGTAGCAAAGAAAAATAGCACACAGGGAAAAGTATTTGCTTCTTTTGTAGTAGAGAAAAATGGGGCGCTAACAGATATTCAAATTACCAAAGGCCTCACAAAAGAAACGGATGACGAGGCCTTAAGAGTATTGAACAAATCGCCAAGATGGAATCCTGGGTTGTTAAATGGAAAACCTGTTCGTGTGAAATACAATATCAATATTAACTTTAGTATGAAGTAA
- a CDS encoding succinate dehydrogenase/fumarate reductase iron-sulfur subunit, whose amino-acid sequence MSTGNMNLTLKVWRQKNNNTKGALVDYKLADISPDMSFLEMFDVLNEQLINKGEEPVVFDHDCREGICGMCSMFINGRPHGPKDLVTTCQLHMRSFKDGDTIVVEPWRAAAFPVIKDLTVDRSAFDRVIAAGGFISVNTGNAQDANNLPIPKMQADAAFEAAACIGCGACVATCKNASAMLFVSAKISQLALLPQGQPERYRRVQSMVAQMDAEGFGNCTNTGACEAECPKGISLENIARMNRDFASAKFISEETI is encoded by the coding sequence ATGAGTACAGGAAATATGAACTTAACGCTAAAAGTTTGGCGTCAAAAAAATAACAATACCAAAGGTGCTTTGGTAGATTATAAATTGGCCGATATTTCACCGGATATGTCTTTCTTAGAGATGTTCGATGTATTAAACGAACAATTAATTAACAAAGGTGAAGAACCAGTTGTATTCGATCACGATTGCCGCGAAGGAATTTGCGGAATGTGCTCGATGTTTATCAACGGGCGTCCACACGGGCCAAAAGATCTGGTTACTACCTGTCAGTTGCACATGCGTTCTTTCAAAGATGGCGATACCATCGTTGTTGAGCCATGGAGAGCAGCTGCTTTTCCGGTAATAAAAGACTTAACCGTAGATCGTTCTGCATTTGATAGAGTTATTGCTGCTGGTGGTTTTATTTCGGTAAATACAGGTAATGCACAAGATGCCAATAACTTACCAATTCCTAAAATGCAGGCAGATGCAGCTTTCGAAGCGGCAGCTTGTATTGGTTGTGGTGCTTGTGTGGCAACTTGCAAAAATGCTTCAGCAATGTTATTCGTTTCCGCGAAGATCTCTCAGTTGGCGTTATTGCCGCAAGGCCAGCCAGAGCGTTACCGTAGGGTACAAAGCATGGTTGCACAGATGGATGCTGAAGGTTTTGGTAACTGTACGAATACTGGTGCTTGCGAGGCCGAATGTCCTAAAGGAATCTCTTTAGAAAACATTGCTCGTATGAACCGTGATTTTGCATCTGCAAAATTTATTTCAGAAGAAACCATTTAA